CTTTCATAGGAGATGCCTACGATGTCAGCTATTTCCCTTACTTTTAATCGTCGGTCTTGCATTATCATCTCGCATATAATTGCCACATTATGTGGATTGGTCGCAGTGGTTGGTCTCCCGGGGCGAGGGTCATCTGCGATATTGACTCGTCCCCGCTTGAATTCAGCTGCCCACTTTTTTACTGTCGTATATGATGGACAGGATTGCCCCAATGTACACtgcatatcttcaaaaatttgTTTTGGAGTCAATCCTTTTTTATGAAGATATTTAATTACAGCACGTTGCTCCAAATTGTCCATTATGAAAAATCTGTTGACTCTTATTTTTAAATCAGacgtataatttatttttacaatgtCTTACAATTGAAATTTCGCGGGATGACAACTGAATAATGACAGTTCAAAATGGCggcagaaaaaaattaaaaagttttttttttaatggtcaGGCCGCGAACTTTTCAACCAGCCCTCGTAGTAATAGAgttgcaattgttttgttttcttcaattttcaaacaaaacaaaatcaactctatgctgcattataggttcaaatttcagtggcaaatatTGGATTTTTTATTTGGAGGAGGCTATAAATTGAGAGATCTAAAGTGTGTAACATATTAAacagtttttaatttttctttttgctATAGTTTTTATAAAACCCAGACTTCTTTACTGCATCTAATCATGGGACTGAGGTGTAGTGTTTCTTCATTTCACCTTATTCTAAATAGGTACACATCCGTCTAAGATCAGTGTATCTAATGTTTATGCTATATGCTTGTACTTATATTGCATTTTTCTGAAATAAAAACCCGTAATTAAGTGAtgttttttatttgcatatctttcatagataataagaaacaagTTATGATCTCACATTTTTTCTGCCAAAATACATGCTTTCAAAATTAGAAATAGATAACAATTATTAACAGAGAGGCTGGATTTGGCATGCAACAAACATGCTTTGGTACGAGTAAgtacttaatatatttttgacCACATCACCAAAATTGTAGATGGACAAAAGATCTTTTTATGTGGTTTTAGCTGTCGGTGCATTTCGTATTTATTAAACAATCCACTCACCATCATTTACCAATATTACCATCGCATCTTTCCAGGTGAAACCGACCTAATCTGGTGTTTCAACGAGCGCTCGGTCCTGGACAAGTTCGTGACGACAAGCGACAGCGACCACAACGAAGGCTACAGCACATGCAAATTGGACATGAGTCCCGCGGGCCGGGCCCTGTTCCACGGATATCTCGACACTAGGGTACCCAAGGATGGAAGGATTAAGAAGGCGGGGTATTGCGCTTTAAGATCGCAGCGAACCCGGGTAAGTTGTTACAGTATTGCTGTTCTCTCCCGCAGTCCCGCATGTGCCATCTACATACTTCAGAAGACAAATTTACACCTACGGTAGccacttttaaaattaattctttttttttattgcagaaATCATTCAAACGTGAATCCACTTTCGACTGGCATCTATACAACACACTGGTGATAAAGATACGCGGCGACGGGCGCTCCTACCTGCTCAACCTGTCGTGCGAGGGCTACTACGATATCACGTGGAACGATATCTACCATTACGTCCTGTACACCAGGGGAGGGCCTTACTGGCAAATTGCTAAGGTAGTTACGTTTAAAAATTCATCACTCGTCTACTGTCAACATGTATTAAAACATTATCTAAAGAATTATAGTACATTACTGCAGACACCGGGAAAGAAGGGCTTGCCGGGTGAGTATGTATAGACGGCCGACCGTAGAGAGGCCGGATAGTGTTACGAAGCCGGTAAGACCTTTACACGGCTAGGCatgtaagggcccccccacatctagcgcctttcgagcgtcggcgtctggtcagcgctatggaaaatgctgcgcagttgcgtcgacgctgcgtcgacgttgcgtcgagcagcggccatagaattgtagacgccagATGGGGGGCCCTAAACCAAGTCGCGCGTAAAGTGGAGCAAACTATTGTTGAATCACGAATCGAAAATAGATGGCGCTCTACTTGCTGGCACAATATGTGGTAATAATCCAGTGCGTATCCACTTTAGCTGTCTAAATTGCGACTACAATATTTTGCACTACTTCACGCGTGTATGTGTGCTACTTTGCTAGCGATACtttgtttttagtgttccgtacaaaactttgttaacGGAACACATGGGATATATGATATATCACTTCGGTCGGACAAATTAGTTATTGAAGGAAAAATCATTCCTCCGGCAAGACTTGAACTTACGACCATTGAAAACTCCGGTACGATCACTCTTAACGAACTCAGCTACGGAAGCTTACCAGAAGCGTGAAAACCTTTCCTTTTTGTTTACAcgccttatggctcctctacacgatgggccaacgccggccactccaagggacgcatttatgcgttagagggagcaagtgatattgctatctcattctaccgcatggctgcgtcccttggagtggccggcgttcgcccatcgtatagaggagccattagacatagcgacatctaccgtaagaatgTACTATATTATCAAATTAATGTTGAAATTcataaatataccttttattttGCTTTCAGATCCCGTTTTCGAAGTTTATTCTAGGTTCGAAAGGCAGGCTCCAGGACAAGCAAGTCCGGGTGCGGTTCGACAGAGTGACGCATTTCGGCATCACCTGCTGCGACAAAATTAATGGCGAATTCAATTTAGAAATAGAATATATTGGTAAGTTAAGTATATAGGAAACTATGCGTAACATGAAAGGAGTGTTTGGAAACGCGCATtaaaaattttagtttttttagaaCAGGGCTTCACAACCTTTTTGGGAATTTCAATTAAATCCCGTTTTACTTAcctcatcgtcatcatcatctcagccatgagacgtccactgctgagcataggcctcccccttttggggggggggggggggtgaatgccataatcgctacgcttggcaggcgggttggcgatcgcagtcgagtacaccgaatttgagggacgctgctgcccgtccaccggtggtcttggacgtggtttaaggacatacccgggtcctggacgtagtttaaggacatgcCTGGGTCCCGGTTTACTTACCTATAACTTCTTAATATTACCAAGTATTTACTTTTCCTTTATTGACTGAGTCTGCACGAAACGTCTCCGATTCAGCTTAACAGGCAAAAATGCTGTTGTATGTGCGGCTGTTCACCTCAGCCGATTCTCGTATTCGCGAATCATAATTTGAATGTTTTCAAAATGTCGTAGACATGTGAGTTCGCGAAGTCTTAGCTGACTGAGccataa
Above is a window of Cydia fagiglandana chromosome 18, ilCydFagi1.1, whole genome shotgun sequence DNA encoding:
- the LOC134673079 gene encoding complex I intermediate-associated protein 30, mitochondrial, which translates into the protein MALFKNNLVKIHQCCRAYSVLNRVLDKRLKLYTSASILTNTQRWLFHESERKGGYNTKEDVSTLTHIKNGFKELKSEVKLWLQEMKDLALTDPLLIARPGETDLIWCFNERSVLDKFVTTSDSDHNEGYSTCKLDMSPAGRALFHGYLDTRVPKDGRIKKAGYCALRSQRTRKSFKRESTFDWHLYNTLVIKIRGDGRSYLLNLSCEGYYDITWNDIYHYVLYTRGGPYWQIAKIPFSKFILGSKGRLQDKQVRVRFDRVTHFGITCCDKINGEFNLEIEYIGLEFDPTHDEEFAYEMYKTEKYIVGV